The region AATAGGGAAGAGTTAGTGGCCGCAAGTACCGACGTGGCGTCTACATAAGATGTGGCTAGGCCAGCTGTTACATAAGGAAGAAAACGATCATAAGTATATCCAACACGGGCACGGATGGTGCCAATATAGTTGGTATCTAACGACAGAGAACCGGCAAACTCATCCTCCAATGATGAGTATGAGAAGTCGGTATCAATCCCGACAACCCAATGGCCATGCTGCCAATTATAACCACTCATAACGCCGATTGTGACACCGTCCGCTGCATTGTGAAGAGTGCCGGAACTGATGACGCTGTTGGTTATGTTCGCATCGGAAAATATCGCTCCGCCCTTGATGCCGAAATAAGAACCGGACCAGTCGTAGGGTTCTTCAGCATTTGCGTTGATTGTCAGGTTTGAAATTAAAAAAGTGCCGAAAAATGCGGCAAGTAAAAGAAAATTATTCATGAATAACCTCAAAAAACTAGTTTTAAAAACCCCATCCTTTCTTCGTATGCGCATGCGGACAATACAATAAAATAGAAAATTGAGTAACTTGAATAAATACTAGTAAAAATTGTGAATTACATGACGATCTATACCGGAGGTATGCAGTGGAGACGGAAAGATAAGCGCTGAAAACAAGTAAAAGAAAACCCGCCAGGCCTTATGGTCTGGCGGGTTTTCCGTTTTATCTCGATGGAGACGGGATCAGTTGCCAAGCAGGCTGTCCAGAACCCAGTCTGTGTCCATGCTGATGCCGACGCGGACAAGGTGCACGTCTTCCACATCGATTTCAGCGATGCCGCCCGTGAACCGGAAATCTTCCTCAGCATAATCTATGTAAAGGTATTCCGCACGAAGCTGCCAGGTATCGTCGATTGCCCATTCAACGCCACCACCAACTGCGAAACCATAGAGAAATTCGCTTTCGCTTTCACCGCTCGCTGCAGTGGCGTCAACATAGGCAGTGGCCAGGCCAGCTGTAACATAAGGGAGGAGGCGGTCATAAGCGTAACCGACTCGAGCCCTGGTTGTTCCAATATATTTGGTCTCGACAGAAGCCGCCCCAAAACTTGTGTCCAGAGAAGAATAGGAGCTATCAGAATCGATACCAAAAACCCAATTGCCCTGCTGCCAGTTATAGCCGCTCAGAATGCCGATTGTGCCGCCATTGTCAGAATTGCTAATAGAGCCTCCATCAGTCACCTTTGTGTCTGAGAAGGCTGCGCCGCCCTTGATGCCAAAGTAAGAACCGGACCAATCGT is a window of Coralliovum pocilloporae DNA encoding:
- a CDS encoding outer membrane protein, with translation MNNFLLLAAFFGTFLISNLTINANAEEPYDWSGSYFGIKGGAIFSDANITNSVISSGTLHNAADGVTIGVMSGYNWQHGHWVVGIDTDFSYSSLEDEFAGSLSLDTNYIGTIRARVGYTYDRFLPYVTAGLATSYVDATSVLAATNSSLFLGSKGDFLYGFTVGGGVEWAIDDTWRVRAEYLYVNYEEDSVDFPVLPLRATFDELHLVRVGISMDTDQVLDGLFGG
- a CDS encoding outer membrane protein: MTRGFALSTISGLAFLAAAALPAHAGEPHDWSGSYFGIKGGAAFSDTKVTDGGSISNSDNGGTIGILSGYNWQQGNWVFGIDSDSSYSSLDTSFGAASVETKYIGTTRARVGYAYDRLLPYVTAGLATAYVDATAASGESESEFLYGFAVGGGVEWAIDDTWQLRAEYLYIDYAEEDFRFTGGIAEIDVEDVHLVRVGISMDTDWVLDSLLGN